The following coding sequences are from one Candidatus Binataceae bacterium window:
- a CDS encoding DUF169 domain-containing protein: MEQTRPGRPALAEPDNYDWNQIVDELNRLLRLRTTPIGMKLFTSVEEMEKIPKLRRPKSIHTTDQIVAQAARLGWTVGITAKDLVGAQCAVVIGLQPADEDWLSGARMKGVWYSTLEDSAAHQRAMDVVPHGSYAAMAVSPLTSGRLNPPDICLIYGTPGQMIIFINGLQWAGYRKFQWGCVGESACADSWGRALKTGEPSLSIPCFAERRYGGVLDDELLMAIPPRYLPKTIEGLKRLAANGLRYPIPQYGIQQDARAGLAVSYGSKE; encoded by the coding sequence ATGGAACAAACGCGTCCCGGCAGACCGGCGCTGGCCGAGCCGGATAACTACGACTGGAATCAGATCGTCGATGAGCTCAATCGCCTGCTCAGGCTGCGCACCACGCCGATCGGGATGAAGCTCTTCACCTCGGTCGAAGAGATGGAAAAGATCCCCAAGCTGCGCCGGCCCAAGTCGATTCACACCACCGACCAGATCGTCGCACAGGCGGCGCGCCTGGGATGGACCGTGGGCATCACCGCCAAGGACCTAGTCGGCGCGCAGTGCGCGGTCGTCATCGGCCTACAGCCTGCTGACGAAGATTGGCTGTCGGGCGCGCGGATGAAGGGCGTGTGGTATTCGACGCTGGAGGACTCCGCCGCCCATCAGCGCGCGATGGACGTCGTGCCGCACGGCAGTTACGCCGCGATGGCGGTCTCGCCGCTCACCTCGGGACGGCTCAACCCGCCCGACATTTGTCTCATCTACGGCACCCCCGGCCAGATGATCATCTTCATCAACGGCCTCCAGTGGGCGGGGTACCGCAAGTTTCAGTGGGGGTGCGTCGGCGAGTCGGCCTGCGCCGATTCGTGGGGGCGCGCGCTCAAGACTGGAGAGCCGAGCCTGTCGATCCCTTGCTTTGCCGAGCGCCGTTACGGCGGCGTGCTCGACGACGAGTTGCTGATGGCGATTCCGCCGCGCTATTTGCCCAAGACAATCGAGGGACTGAAGAGACTAGCCGCCAACGGCCTGCGCTATCCGATTCCGCAATATGGGATCCAGCAGGACGCACGCGCCGGCCTCGCGGTCAGCTACGGTTCCAAAGAATAA
- a CDS encoding CoA transferase — translation MARKRLVPEDFGPLSDVRVISAGNFIAEPFAAQLAAEMGAEVIHIEAPGTGDATWRSFGNKLPARDGGAPVGTNWIQERRNMFSVSLDISSTRGRDMLLGLARDADLLMESSKPGTWQRWGLDDEAFWKLNRRLVITHVSGYGHYGDPDWIGRASYDSIAQAFGGTMYQTGFADPMPPTRAQPYLGDYTSAYMVLWSSLAALLHARATGEGQAIDLALFEALHLTLGGTMIDYFQRGIVRERSGNKGVEVQPLDTFRARDGWVMLAAAGGAYERLLKAIGLDPADRRWKKAHVELDSPEGVEFDRYLRRWIAERSADEVVQRLSAEAKVPCGVIMSSREMAENPHYRARGLHVEWEDEQVGPVKGIGFAPRFSRTPGKIWRGSVRLGHDNARIYGELLALSPAELEQLRRDGVI, via the coding sequence ATGGCGCGTAAGAGGCTTGTTCCGGAAGACTTCGGACCGCTCAGCGACGTGCGGGTGATCTCCGCCGGCAATTTTATCGCCGAGCCGTTCGCAGCCCAGCTCGCCGCCGAGATGGGGGCCGAAGTGATCCACATCGAGGCGCCCGGCACCGGCGACGCAACCTGGCGCAGCTTCGGCAACAAGCTGCCCGCGCGCGACGGCGGCGCGCCGGTGGGCACCAACTGGATCCAGGAGCGGCGCAACATGTTCTCGGTCTCGCTCGACATCTCCAGCACGCGCGGCCGCGACATGCTGCTTGGGCTCGCGCGCGACGCCGACCTCCTGATGGAAAGTTCGAAGCCCGGGACGTGGCAACGATGGGGCCTCGATGACGAAGCCTTCTGGAAGCTCAATCGCCGCCTGGTGATCACCCATGTCTCCGGCTACGGCCATTACGGCGACCCGGATTGGATCGGGCGCGCGTCGTACGATTCGATCGCCCAAGCTTTCGGCGGCACGATGTACCAGACCGGGTTCGCCGACCCGATGCCGCCGACGCGCGCGCAGCCCTATCTCGGCGACTACACCTCGGCCTACATGGTGCTGTGGTCGTCGCTGGCTGCGCTCCTCCACGCGCGTGCGACCGGCGAGGGACAGGCGATCGACCTGGCGCTGTTCGAGGCACTCCATCTTACGCTCGGCGGCACGATGATCGATTATTTCCAGCGCGGGATTGTGCGCGAGCGCAGCGGCAACAAGGGCGTCGAGGTGCAGCCGCTCGATACCTTCAGGGCGCGCGACGGCTGGGTGATGCTGGCGGCGGCGGGCGGCGCCTACGAGCGGCTGCTCAAGGCGATCGGCCTCGACCCTGCCGACCGACGCTGGAAGAAGGCGCACGTCGAGCTCGACTCGCCCGAGGGTGTCGAGTTCGATCGCTACCTGCGCCGCTGGATCGCCGAGCGCAGCGCCGACGAAGTCGTGCAGCGGCTGAGCGCCGAGGCCAAGGTGCCGTGTGGCGTCATCATGTCGAGCCGCGAGATGGCGGAGAACCCGCATTACCGCGCGCGCGGGCTGCACGTCGAGTGGGAAGACGAACAAGTCGGACCGGTGAAGGGAATCGGCTTTGCGCCGCGCTTTTCCCGAACGCCGGGCAAGATCTGGCGCGGCTCGGTCAGGCTCGGCCACGACAACGCCAGGATCTACGGCGAACTGCTCGCGCTGAGTCCTGCCGAACTCGAACAGCTCAGGCGCGACGGCGTGATTTAG
- the uvrA gene encoding excinuclease ABC subunit UvrA, translating into MADRIIIKGAREHNLKNIDLEIPRDRLVVITGLSGSGKSSLAFDTIYAEGQRRYVESLSAYARQFLEQMEKPDVDSIEGLSPAISIEQKTTSRNPRSTVATITEIYDYLRLLFARVGHAFCHNCGREITQQSVQQIVDRIMAWPEGTRIHVLAPIVRDRKGEYRKELSDLRRAGFVRVKVDGAMRELSEEIALNKNLRHSIDVVVDRLAIRRGIEKRLGDSLEVAFRHGHDLLKIERLDGKDAGEVYFSQRFACVECGISYPEITPRMFSFNSPHGACAACSGIGSIMYFDPELVVQNEDLSIADGAIAPWASMNHMQPVLEALAAHYKFSLDQPWKAIPLKVRRALLNGSGDEEIEFTYQRGDHRHGYARPFEGVLAWLDRRYKETDSESIREMLEAYMNMRPCPECGGARLKKESLYVRFNGKSIAEVVAMSVKQAIAFLAAPRLSRQEEEIARLILKEIRERLGFLADVGLDYLTLDRVSASLSGGEGQRIRLATQIGSSLVGVLYILDEPSIGLHQRDNQRLLATLKRLRDLGNTVLVVEHDRETMLEADHVIDMGPGAGIHGGHVVAEGTPEEVMRNPASLTGRYLKGELDIPIPPRRRPLSGRWLTLRGARENNLRDLTVAFPLGVFICITGVSGSGKSSLVLDTLYRALAQKLNRSRERAGAYKSLDGIEHLDKVIHVDQSPIGRTPRSNPATYTGLFTHIRELFAQLPEARMRGYGPGRFSFNVKGGRCEACQGDGIIRIEMHFLPDVYVTCEVCGGKRYNRDTLEIQYKGKSIAEVLDMTVLDAVEFMGSVPPIRQKLETLRDVGLDYIHLGQSATTLSGGEAQRIKLAKELSRRATGRTLYILDEPTTGLHFDDIKRLLEVLGRLADAGNTIIVIEHNLDVIKTADYVIDLGPEGGDRGGEIVAKGSPEEIAAAPNSHTGRFLRQVLGQRAAA; encoded by the coding sequence ATGGCGGACCGGATAATCATCAAGGGTGCGCGCGAGCACAACCTCAAGAACATCGACCTCGAGATCCCGCGCGACCGCCTGGTCGTAATTACCGGGCTCTCGGGCTCGGGCAAGTCCTCGCTCGCCTTCGACACCATCTACGCCGAAGGCCAACGCCGCTACGTCGAATCGCTGTCGGCCTACGCCCGGCAATTCCTCGAACAGATGGAGAAGCCCGACGTGGACTCGATCGAGGGGCTGTCGCCGGCGATCTCGATCGAGCAGAAGACGACCTCGCGCAACCCGCGCTCGACCGTCGCCACCATCACCGAGATCTACGACTACCTGCGGCTGTTGTTTGCGCGCGTCGGCCACGCGTTTTGCCACAACTGCGGGCGCGAGATCACCCAGCAGAGCGTGCAGCAGATCGTTGACCGGATCATGGCATGGCCCGAAGGTACGCGCATCCACGTGCTGGCGCCGATCGTGCGCGACCGCAAGGGCGAGTACCGCAAGGAGTTGAGCGACCTGCGGCGCGCGGGTTTCGTGCGGGTCAAGGTGGACGGCGCAATGCGCGAGCTGAGCGAGGAGATCGCGCTCAACAAGAACCTCCGCCACAGCATCGACGTCGTGGTCGACCGCCTCGCGATCCGCCGCGGGATCGAGAAGCGGCTCGGCGATTCGCTCGAGGTCGCCTTCCGCCACGGCCACGACCTGCTCAAGATCGAGCGGCTCGACGGCAAGGACGCCGGCGAAGTGTACTTCAGCCAGCGCTTCGCCTGCGTCGAATGCGGCATCTCCTACCCGGAGATCACGCCGCGGATGTTCTCGTTCAACAGCCCGCACGGGGCGTGCGCGGCGTGCTCGGGGATCGGCTCGATCATGTACTTTGATCCCGAGCTGGTGGTGCAGAACGAGGACCTGAGCATCGCCGACGGCGCAATCGCGCCGTGGGCGTCGATGAACCACATGCAGCCGGTGCTTGAGGCGCTGGCCGCGCATTACAAGTTCAGCCTCGACCAGCCGTGGAAGGCGATCCCGCTCAAGGTCCGGCGCGCGCTCCTCAACGGCTCGGGCGACGAGGAGATCGAGTTCACCTACCAGCGCGGCGATCATCGCCACGGCTACGCGCGCCCGTTCGAGGGCGTGCTCGCATGGCTCGACCGCCGCTACAAGGAGACCGACTCTGAGAGCATCCGCGAGATGCTCGAAGCGTACATGAACATGCGCCCGTGCCCCGAATGCGGCGGCGCGCGGCTCAAGAAGGAAAGCCTCTACGTCCGCTTCAACGGCAAGTCAATCGCGGAAGTGGTCGCGATGTCGGTCAAGCAGGCGATCGCGTTTCTCGCCGCGCCCCGGCTGAGCCGCCAGGAGGAGGAGATCGCGCGGCTCATCCTCAAGGAGATTCGCGAGCGGCTGGGCTTTCTGGCCGACGTCGGGCTGGACTACCTGACGCTGGACCGCGTCTCGGCGAGCCTCTCGGGCGGCGAGGGCCAGCGCATCCGGCTGGCGACGCAGATCGGCTCCAGCCTGGTCGGCGTGCTCTACATCCTCGACGAGCCGTCGATCGGGTTGCATCAGCGCGACAACCAGCGCCTGCTGGCGACGCTCAAGCGGCTGCGCGACCTCGGCAACACCGTGCTGGTGGTCGAGCACGACCGCGAGACGATGCTAGAGGCGGATCACGTCATCGACATGGGCCCCGGCGCAGGCATCCACGGCGGCCACGTCGTCGCCGAGGGTACGCCGGAAGAGGTGATGCGTAATCCGGCCTCGCTCACCGGGCGTTATCTCAAGGGCGAGCTGGATATTCCGATCCCGCCCCGGCGACGTCCGCTGAGCGGGCGCTGGCTCACCCTGCGCGGCGCGCGCGAGAACAACCTGCGCGATCTGACCGTGGCGTTCCCGCTCGGCGTTTTTATCTGCATCACCGGCGTGTCGGGTTCGGGCAAGTCGTCGCTGGTGCTCGACACGCTCTACCGCGCACTGGCGCAGAAGCTCAACCGCTCGCGAGAGCGGGCCGGCGCCTACAAGAGCCTCGACGGTATCGAGCATCTCGACAAGGTCATCCACGTTGACCAGAGCCCGATCGGGCGCACGCCGCGCTCCAACCCGGCGACTTACACGGGCCTGTTCACCCATATCCGCGAACTGTTCGCGCAGTTGCCGGAAGCGCGGATGCGCGGTTACGGGCCCGGGCGCTTCTCGTTCAACGTCAAGGGCGGGCGCTGCGAGGCTTGCCAGGGCGACGGCATCATCCGCATCGAGATGCATTTCCTGCCCGACGTTTACGTCACCTGCGAGGTCTGCGGCGGCAAGCGCTACAACCGCGACACACTCGAGATTCAGTACAAAGGCAAAAGCATCGCCGAGGTCCTCGACATGACTGTGCTCGACGCGGTCGAATTCATGGGCTCGGTGCCGCCGATCCGCCAAAAGCTCGAGACTCTGCGCGACGTGGGGCTGGACTACATCCATCTCGGCCAGTCGGCGACCACGCTCTCGGGCGGCGAGGCGCAACGCATCAAGCTTGCCAAAGAACTCTCACGCCGCGCCACCGGGCGCACGCTCTACATCCTTGACGAGCCCACCACCGGCCTCCATTTCGACGACATCAAGCGCCTGCTCGAGGTGCTGGGCCGGCTCGCCGACGCCGGCAACACTATCATCGTGATCGAACACAACCTCGACGTGATCAAGACTGCCGACTATGTCATCGATCTCGGTCCCGAAGGCGGGGATCGCGGCGGCGAGATCGTGGCCAAGGGGTCGCCGGAAGAAATTGCGGCCGCGCCCAACTCCCACACCGGAAGATTCCTTCGCCAGGTGCTGGGCCAGCGCGCCGCCGCCTGA
- the pdxA gene encoding 4-hydroxythreonine-4-phosphate dehydrogenase PdxA: MALSMGDPAGIGPEVILKAAAATADRRDAPALVVIGDLGAMRAAARRLRGVPEPYEWHPDDAASHHRDCLIPGRNGLAVRNVGRLSARALRPGRPTVEGADAAYRYIVEGARMAMRNEADALVTAPISKEWLNRAGHHFPGHSELLARLGRAPSWRMMFAGGELCLALVTVHMGLARVPRALNAKGVFDTIRLLAQHLRQRMGVRRPRIGVLGFNPHAGENGLFGDEEIRAIEPAIRRARRGGIDAYGPLAPDTAFIRRGGEFGFDAAVAMYHDQGLIALKTLEFERAVNVTLGLPFVRTSPDHGTAYDIAGSGTANAASMIGAIEYAARAAAADGTLRRPRVPNARRGR, from the coding sequence GTGGCGCTCAGCATGGGCGATCCGGCCGGGATCGGCCCTGAGGTCATCCTCAAGGCGGCGGCCGCGACGGCGGACCGGCGCGACGCTCCGGCGCTGGTTGTAATTGGCGATCTGGGCGCGATGCGCGCGGCCGCGCGGAGGCTTCGAGGCGTGCCGGAGCCTTACGAATGGCATCCGGACGATGCTGCGTCGCACCACAGAGATTGTCTGATCCCGGGGCGCAACGGGCTGGCGGTGCGGAACGTCGGCAGGCTGAGCGCGCGCGCGCTGCGTCCGGGGCGGCCGACTGTCGAGGGTGCTGACGCGGCTTACCGCTATATCGTCGAGGGCGCGCGGATGGCGATGAGGAACGAGGCCGACGCGCTGGTGACGGCGCCGATCAGCAAGGAGTGGCTCAACCGCGCCGGCCATCACTTTCCCGGGCATTCCGAGCTGCTGGCGCGGCTGGGGCGGGCGCCGTCGTGGCGGATGATGTTCGCGGGCGGCGAGCTGTGCCTGGCGTTGGTGACCGTTCATATGGGGCTTGCCCGGGTGCCGCGCGCGCTCAACGCCAAGGGCGTCTTTGACACGATTCGCCTGCTGGCGCAGCATCTGCGGCAGCGGATGGGAGTCCGCCGTCCGCGGATCGGTGTGCTCGGCTTCAATCCGCATGCGGGCGAGAACGGGCTATTCGGCGACGAGGAGATTCGCGCCATCGAACCGGCCATCCGGCGCGCGCGCCGCGGCGGTATCGATGCCTACGGGCCGCTTGCGCCGGACACCGCGTTTATCCGCCGCGGCGGCGAGTTCGGGTTCGACGCGGCGGTCGCGATGTATCACGATCAGGGGCTGATCGCGCTCAAGACGCTGGAGTTCGAGCGCGCGGTCAACGTGACGCTGGGGCTGCCGTTCGTGCGCACCTCGCCTGATCACGGCACTGCTTATGATATAGCGGGAAGCGGCACGGCGAATGCGGCGAGCATGATTGGGGCGATCGAATATGCGGCGCGCGCCGCAGCGGCCGATGGCACACTGCGCCGGCCGCGGGTCCCCAACGCGCGGCGCGGCCGCTGA
- a CDS encoding peptidylprolyl isomerase: MKQVLSSAWEGLSALAGAAILIGALAAPPRARAQQTVDRVVASVDGEPITTRDIAAFAAANRVTLASPDDTDAPTTREVLKGLISERLLESEVKKYSGQVDENQIKSYMKDFEHNAGLTDDQLRAQLQAQGVTYEQFREHARMEIEKMLMIDKEVRQKVNISPDEVKAYYDAHPGEFTVKKERFKLAQILIALPPNPTPAQVEEARNKAEDIRKQAVSGGDFAALARQYSDDDSKGQGGELGDFSRGEVLDPIQSALDQMKPGDISEPIRTEHGFHIVKLEEHDAPGVKPLAEVSAKIRDKLMTDKAKNQFAKWVETDLVKQHYVETLY, from the coding sequence ATGAAGCAGGTTCTATCAAGCGCGTGGGAAGGCCTCAGCGCGTTGGCGGGAGCCGCGATATTGATCGGCGCGCTCGCCGCGCCGCCGCGTGCCCGTGCGCAGCAGACCGTCGATCGGGTGGTCGCCAGCGTTGACGGCGAGCCGATAACCACCCGCGACATCGCGGCATTTGCCGCCGCCAACCGGGTTACGCTGGCCAGTCCTGACGACACCGATGCGCCGACCACCCGCGAAGTGCTCAAGGGACTGATCTCGGAGCGGCTGCTGGAAAGCGAGGTCAAGAAGTACTCGGGCCAGGTCGATGAGAATCAGATCAAGTCCTACATGAAGGACTTCGAGCACAACGCCGGACTTACGGACGACCAGCTGCGCGCGCAGCTCCAAGCCCAGGGCGTCACCTACGAGCAATTCCGCGAGCACGCGCGGATGGAAATCGAAAAGATGTTGATGATCGACAAGGAAGTGCGCCAGAAAGTCAACATCTCGCCCGATGAGGTCAAGGCCTATTACGACGCCCATCCGGGCGAGTTCACCGTGAAAAAGGAGCGCTTCAAGCTCGCCCAGATCCTGATCGCGTTGCCGCCCAATCCGACCCCTGCTCAGGTCGAGGAGGCGCGCAATAAGGCCGAGGACATCCGCAAGCAGGCGGTCAGCGGCGGCGACTTCGCGGCCCTCGCGCGCCAGTACTCCGACGACGATTCAAAGGGCCAGGGCGGCGAGCTGGGCGACTTCTCGCGCGGCGAGGTGCTCGACCCGATCCAGAGCGCGCTCGACCAGATGAAGCCCGGCGACATCTCCGAGCCGATCCGCACCGAGCACGGCTTCCACATCGTCAAGCTCGAAGAGCACGACGCGCCCGGGGTCAAGCCGCTCGCCGAAGTCTCGGCCAAAATCCGCGACAAGCTGATGACCGACAAGGCCAAGAACCAATTCGCCAAGTGGGTTGAAACCGATCTCGTCAAGCAGCATTACGTCGAAACTCTCTACTGA
- the mfd gene encoding transcription-repair coupling factor: MERSLKEAASELKARLEAGSARRFPLMGLKGAAGALMLREAALDLGRPLLVVTALAREAEALAGELAFFLDEAPGADPAARRVHLLPGWEMRPFAHLSPPPDTQAAQLAALYAMLRARAPVVVAPAEALMMRTVPRAAFESSVLKISVADRLDLDALIDALGALGYQRVPQTEEPGDFSVRGGIIDIYSPLYHDPVRIELEEDIVTSLRHFDPGSQRSADECAEAVVIRARHVPPVALKDEKLRERVALRASEIGLVRKELAELSDSLVNGLLFPGAELLTPMLFGRPLDRVFDYLAPETLGWIIEPGRVLAEALRIAEQVGLEAAAAQAKPSFYPPPQSLYLGAEEFERALGALTAVEVGSLVTVSAPREGWAPAIEIKCQPSLKLGASTLTGQRTPPSFEPLAKELKEVQRGQGRALMVVEGASQAARLRRHLEAYDIELNTECKSFGALMGWPDFRPAIMEGEISAGAVLQADGIYLYSEEDVFGEPRARRRPRRVSKGALLNLDELKPDDLVVHIDHGIGRYRGLRHMKVAGVEGDFLNLEYAGGDAMYVPVERINLVQRYVGGDGAEPKLDKLGSGSWDRVKRRTKEAVLAMASELLDIYAAREVMEGHAFAHPGADYEEFAERFEFEETPDQLAAIDEVVRDMCRPKPMDRLICGDAGFGKTEVAVRATFVAVMGGRQVAVLVPTTVLAEQHWNTLRKRFADYPVRIEMVSRFRSARENKAVIEDVRRGKVDIVVGTHRLLQADVEFPKLGLLIIDEEHRFGVADKERIKRLRKLVDVLTLTATPIPRTLHMAMLGIRDLSVIETPPPDRQSIRTFVAHFDDGLLREVIMRELNRGGQVFFVHNRVENIDYVARHLRAIVPEAKIAVAHGQMKERQLEDVMREFIENHVNLLVCSAIIESGLDIPNANTMIINRADRFGLAQLYQLRGRVGRSRQKAYAYLLIPGEHIITRDAKKRIEALRELVEAESGSGFKLAIRDLEHRGAGNLLGREQSGQIAAVGFELYTDMMEQAIAELRGQPMRPDFEPELRLGIPAYIPDAFVPDEGERLVLYRRMARAESKADLDTLREEMRDRFGPPPTLVDNLLAAMDLRRRLKQMLILSAILKGDQLEVKFHPDAPLEAAKLVALADANRRRMRLTPSFQVIVRLDTEGAAAGNYGLLFEQLDGVLQVLAGCEKLDGEVSRPAGRLAS; encoded by the coding sequence TTGGAACGCAGTCTGAAAGAGGCGGCGAGCGAGCTCAAAGCCCGCCTGGAGGCCGGCTCGGCGCGGCGCTTTCCGTTGATGGGGCTGAAGGGGGCGGCGGGCGCCTTGATGCTTCGCGAGGCGGCGCTCGATCTGGGCCGGCCGCTGCTGGTGGTGACCGCGCTCGCGCGCGAGGCCGAGGCGTTGGCGGGCGAGCTCGCATTCTTCCTCGACGAGGCGCCAGGCGCCGACCCGGCGGCACGCCGGGTCCATCTGCTGCCTGGCTGGGAGATGCGGCCGTTTGCGCATCTGTCGCCGCCGCCCGACACCCAGGCGGCGCAGCTCGCGGCGCTGTATGCGATGCTGCGCGCCAGGGCGCCGGTCGTGGTCGCACCCGCCGAGGCGTTGATGATGCGCACGGTGCCGCGCGCCGCCTTCGAGTCCTCGGTGCTCAAAATCAGCGTCGCCGACCGGCTCGACCTCGACGCGCTCATCGATGCGCTGGGCGCGCTCGGCTACCAGCGCGTGCCGCAGACCGAGGAGCCGGGCGACTTCAGCGTGCGCGGCGGCATCATCGACATCTACTCGCCGCTCTACCATGACCCCGTGCGCATCGAGCTCGAAGAGGACATCGTCACCTCGCTGCGCCATTTCGATCCGGGCTCGCAGCGCTCGGCGGACGAATGCGCCGAGGCGGTGGTGATACGCGCGCGCCATGTCCCGCCGGTCGCGCTCAAGGACGAGAAGCTGCGCGAGCGCGTCGCGCTGCGCGCGAGCGAAATCGGGCTGGTGCGCAAGGAGTTGGCCGAGCTCAGCGACTCGCTGGTAAACGGGCTGCTGTTCCCCGGCGCCGAGCTGCTTACGCCGATGCTTTTCGGACGGCCGCTCGACCGCGTCTTCGACTACCTCGCGCCCGAGACGCTCGGATGGATAATCGAGCCCGGCCGTGTGCTTGCCGAGGCGCTCAGAATAGCCGAGCAGGTCGGGCTCGAAGCCGCCGCGGCGCAAGCCAAGCCGTCGTTCTATCCGCCCCCGCAGTCGCTCTACCTCGGGGCCGAGGAGTTCGAGCGCGCACTGGGAGCGTTGACCGCGGTCGAGGTCGGCTCGCTGGTCACGGTATCAGCGCCGCGCGAGGGATGGGCGCCAGCGATCGAGATCAAATGCCAGCCCAGCCTCAAGCTCGGCGCGAGCACACTCACCGGTCAGCGCACGCCGCCGAGCTTCGAGCCGCTCGCCAAGGAGCTCAAGGAAGTCCAGCGCGGGCAGGGACGCGCGTTGATGGTGGTCGAGGGCGCGAGCCAGGCCGCGCGTCTGCGCAGGCATCTGGAAGCCTACGACATCGAACTCAACACCGAATGCAAGAGCTTCGGCGCACTGATGGGATGGCCGGACTTCCGCCCCGCGATCATGGAAGGCGAAATCTCCGCCGGTGCCGTACTCCAGGCCGACGGAATTTACCTCTACAGCGAAGAAGACGTCTTCGGCGAACCGCGCGCGCGGCGGCGCCCGCGCCGGGTCTCCAAGGGGGCGCTGCTCAACCTCGACGAGCTCAAGCCCGACGATCTGGTGGTCCATATCGACCACGGGATCGGACGCTACCGCGGCCTGCGCCACATGAAGGTCGCCGGCGTCGAGGGCGACTTCCTCAACCTCGAATACGCGGGCGGCGACGCGATGTACGTCCCCGTGGAGCGCATCAATCTGGTCCAGCGCTATGTCGGCGGTGACGGCGCCGAGCCCAAGCTGGACAAGCTCGGCAGCGGCTCGTGGGACCGGGTCAAGCGCCGGACCAAGGAGGCGGTGCTGGCGATGGCCTCCGAGCTGCTCGACATATACGCCGCGCGCGAAGTGATGGAGGGCCACGCCTTTGCGCATCCGGGAGCCGACTACGAGGAGTTCGCCGAGCGCTTCGAGTTCGAGGAGACGCCCGACCAGCTCGCGGCGATCGACGAAGTGGTCCGCGACATGTGCCGTCCCAAGCCAATGGACCGGCTGATCTGCGGCGACGCCGGTTTCGGTAAAACCGAGGTGGCGGTGCGCGCGACGTTCGTCGCCGTGATGGGCGGGCGGCAGGTCGCGGTGCTGGTGCCGACCACGGTGCTCGCGGAGCAGCATTGGAACACGCTGCGCAAGCGCTTCGCCGATTACCCGGTGCGAATCGAGATGGTCTCGCGTTTCCGTAGCGCGCGAGAGAACAAGGCGGTCATCGAGGACGTTCGCCGCGGCAAGGTCGATATCGTCGTCGGCACTCATCGCCTGCTTCAGGCCGACGTCGAGTTTCCCAAGCTCGGCCTGCTGATTATCGACGAGGAGCATCGCTTCGGCGTCGCCGACAAGGAGCGGATCAAGCGCCTGCGCAAGCTGGTTGACGTGCTGACCCTGACCGCGACGCCGATCCCGCGCACGCTGCACATGGCGATGCTGGGAATCCGCGACCTCAGCGTGATCGAGACGCCGCCGCCCGACCGCCAGTCGATCCGTACCTTCGTCGCCCACTTCGACGACGGGTTGCTGCGCGAAGTGATCATGCGCGAGCTCAACCGCGGCGGCCAGGTCTTCTTCGTCCACAACCGGGTCGAGAACATCGATTACGTCGCACGCCACCTGCGCGCGATTGTGCCCGAGGCGAAGATCGCGGTGGCCCACGGCCAGATGAAGGAGCGCCAGCTCGAGGACGTGATGCGCGAGTTCATCGAGAACCACGTCAACCTGCTGGTGTGCTCGGCGATCATCGAGTCCGGACTCGACATCCCCAACGCCAACACGATGATTATCAACCGCGCCGACCGCTTCGGCCTCGCCCAGCTCTACCAGCTGCGCGGCCGCGTCGGCCGCTCGCGCCAGAAGGCCTACGCTTACCTGCTCATCCCCGGCGAGCACATCATCACGCGCGACGCCAAGAAGCGGATCGAGGCGTTGCGCGAGCTGGTGGAGGCTGAAAGCGGCAGCGGCTTCAAACTGGCGATCCGCGACCTCGAACATCGCGGCGCCGGCAACCTGCTCGGACGCGAGCAGTCGGGCCAGATCGCTGCCGTCGGCTTCGAGCTGTACACCGACATGATGGAGCAGGCGATCGCCGAGCTGCGCGGCCAGCCGATGCGTCCGGACTTCGAGCCCGAGCTGCGGCTCGGCATCCCGGCCTACATCCCCGACGCCTTCGTGCCCGACGAGGGCGAGCGGCTGGTGCTGTACCGGCGGATGGCGCGGGCGGAATCGAAAGCCGACCTCGACACGCTGCGCGAGGAGATGCGCGACCGCTTTGGCCCGCCGCCGACGCTAGTGGACAATTTGCTGGCCGCGATGGACCTGCGCCGGCGGCTCAAGCAGATGCTGATCCTCAGCGCCATCCTCAAGGGCGACCAGCTCGAGGTCAAATTTCATCCCGACGCTCCGCTCGAGGCCGCCAAACTGGTGGCGCTGGCCGACGCCAACCGCCGCCGGATGCGGCTTACGCCCTCGTTCCAGGTAATCGTGCGGCTCGATACGGAGGGCGCCGCGGCCGGCAACTATGGGCTGCTGTTCGAGCAGCTCGACGGCGTCTTGCAGGTGTTGGCGGGCTGTGAAAAGTTGGACGGCGAAGTGAGCCGCCCCGCCGGGCGGCTCGCCAGTTAG